In Vespa crabro chromosome 5, iyVesCrab1.2, whole genome shotgun sequence, a single window of DNA contains:
- the LOC124424295 gene encoding uncharacterized protein LOC124424295 — protein MSVIVHYAVVAFWEKSGCKIVADYLVDPEADCREIALTTIQDIKNLENDRTSLDRGKYMVHLLIGELHYACLTTKPESSSAASRLESCSQIFLDRLRNIYRELPILADLSRDLTNLAVADLSKPLQQIINEYNQQEPNTIPKLETQLVEIRRMLMDGIQKLIDRGQKLDDLLRKTQTLQITSRKDFHMGTKIPRKKNVFLAATAATLMFLSTSLFVFLLYIGIL, from the exons atgtcggTAATCGTTCATTATGCAGTCGTTGCATTCTGGGAGAAATCTGGTTGCAAGATCGTCGCAGATTATTTGGTCGATCCCGAAGCCGATTGTCGTGAAATTGCTTTAACTACAATACAGGACATTAAGAATCTTGAAAACGACAGGACCAGCCTCGATCGGGGCAA ATATATGGTGCATCTACTGATCGGAGAATTGCATTATGCTTGCTTGACAACAAAACCAGAATCTTCATCGGCAGCATCCCGATTAGAATCCTGTTCTCAAATCTTTCTCGACAGGTTGAGAAATATTTACAGAGAATTACCGATACTTGCCGATCTATCGAGGGATCTAACTAATCTAGCTGTCGCTGATCTTTCTAAACCACTTCAACAAATCATT aATGAATACAATCAACAGGAACCAAACACTATACCAAAATTGGAGACCCAATTAGTCGAAATACGACGTATGTTAATGGATGGCATTCAAAAATTGATAGACAGGGGTCAAAAGTTGGATGATCTACTTCGTAAAACGCAAACTTTACAAATTAcg TCAAGAAAAGATTTTCACATGGGAACGAAAATACcacgaaagaaaaacgtttTCTTGGCTGCCACTGCAGCTACACTGATGTTTCTATCAACAtcccttttcgttttcttattgTACATaggtattttataa
- the LOC124424296 gene encoding glutathione S-transferase-like: MVQYKLSYFNVMGLGEPIRFLLSYGGAEFEDIRIDREEWLKFKSATPFGQMPILEFDGKVYSQTLPICQYLAKKYNLNGKTDLDDLQINAIANALHDLRKQVALFYRSTDPNEKAKKKEEVLTTTLPFYLKKLEELVHNNGGYLHGGQLSYADLFFVAISDSINNACELDIGKDNPNLKSLKEKVLAIPKIKEWVQKRPKLDF, encoded by the exons ATGGTGCAGTACAAGTTATCATACTTCAATGTAATGGGTTTGGGTGAGCCAATAAGATTCTTATTAAGCTACGGTGGCGCCGAATTTGAAGATATTCGTATCGATCGCGAAGAATggttaaaatttaaatcag caACTCCATTCGGGCAAATGCCAATTTTAGAATTCGACGGTAAAGTTTATTCTCAAACATTACCGATTTGCCAATATTTggcaaagaaatataatttaaatggtAAAACGGATTTGGACGATTTACAGATCAATGCTATTGCTAATGCTCTTCACGATCTCAGAAAAC aaGTAGCACTTTTCTATAGAAGCACTGATCCCAACGAGAAGgctaaaaaaaaggaagaagtttTAACTACAACTTTaccattttatttgaaaaagttaGAAGAACTGGTTCATAATAATGGTGGTTATTTGCATGGTGGTCAG ttGAGCTATGCTGATTTGTTTTTCGTGGCCATTTCGGATTCAATTAACAATGCTTGTGAGTTAGATATTGGCAAGGATAATCCTAATTTGAAGTCTCTCAAGGAGAAGGTACTTGCAATTCCAAAAATTAAAGAATGGGTTCAGAAGAGACCTAAATtggatttttaa
- the LOC124424475 gene encoding glutamyl aminopeptidase-like translates to MKYKRYFFLFLITFNIVFGRAKIFDKNRYEIEHMDGRLSKDIVPKKYIIAASPDFIEDRFYGAVQIDLTIMKVKDYIVLHSKNLTITSTKLYKSDMPYDEISIDTIYPIEEYEMIVIEITNSLKPDNYILRMNYSGTLSNKINGFYLSSYTVNSENDRVRKLAVTQFEPTYARKTFPCFDEPAFKSIFHIRIVHDGKSNYHALSNMPSIRVDKADDKSDLMVTTFAPTLPMSTYLVAFLISDFECLTSSADSLNGTRIPLSVCIRSDYKSKVQFALNIAAQAIEYYSNILNIDYALPKLDLVGIPDFAAGAMENWGLITFRETEVIYSEEHSSCENIKSVALTVTHELAHMWFGNLVTMKWWNDLWLNEGFATYMEHIAVDFIFPEWNQMQIFPLDTKYTSMIYDMKKNAHPIVNRLEASDEIGQMFDRISYQKSAAVINMLEDAIGNLKFISGIRSYLKMYQFANAESKELFVRLNEETKNFVNLIDFLNRWTRLPGFPLVKVQQKGRSVKLSQQRYIVDKKQEESFTESWDIPLKYITNRQEDGINFAWFLANYSCVELVLEKSVNWVKLNHNSIGYYIVNYTEDNWRTFTDLLLTNIQVLDPVNRADLLHDAFILGNNNDLSYHIILNMTTYLKNESALQPWIVAGQWINHVNRLFRSTNLHRPFQSYVQRLIDKIYQQVGWKVNEKEELPYRELRVVILKIACSVKFDHCLDTAIMKLKNFVDSNATQKLHPDIRSIVYSYGLFVPNEEAEPIFEKMWEFFLRETDVQEKKRLLIRLAAVRNKDILNKYLLKIQDEKVVRRQDFFEVISNIALNPVGLDIVWDFFRNHWENLIEKFALNDHAVDAVIGAAISLFKDEEKLMEVTNFFDKYPNIGPNANMKKNVIEDIESNIKWIKMNLWQFEQWLNEEGTYFT, encoded by the exons atgaaatataaacgatacttttttttatttttaataaccttCAATATTGTATTCGGTCGAgcaaaaatattcgataaaaatcgatatgAAATCGAACACATGGATGGTCGTTTGTCCAAGGACATCGtaccaaaaaaatatatcatcgcAGCATCACCTGATTTCATCGAAGATAGGTTTTATGGTGCTGTACAAATCGATTTAACAATTATGAAG gtTAAAGATTATATAGTTTTACATTCAAAAAATTTAACCATTACGTCGACTAAATTGTATAAAAGTGATATGCCATATGATGAAATTTCAATTGATACTATTTATCCTATTGAGGAATATGAAATGATAGTAATCGAAATTACAAATAGCTTAAAACCTGATAATTATATCCTAAGAATGAATTACAGTGGTACATTAAGCAATAAGATCAATGGATTTTATTTGAGTAGTTATACAGTTAATTCCGAAAATGATCGTGTCAG aaaattagcGGTCACACAATTTGAACCAACTTATGCGAGAAAAACATTTCCTTGTTTCGATGAGCCAGcatttaaatctatttttcaTATTCGTATCGTTCACGATGGAAAATCGAATTATCATGCTTTATCTAACATGCCGAGTATA AGAGTCGATAAAGCAGATGATAAAAGCGATTTGATGGTAACAACTTTTGCACCTACTTTACCGATGTCGACATATCTAGTGGCTTTTCTAATAAGTGATTTTGAGTGTCTAACCTCAAGTGCAGATTCATTAAACGGAACTAGAATACCGCTTAGTGTTTGTATTAGATCGGATTACAAGAGTAAAGTGCAATTTGCTTTGAATATTGCTGCCCAAGCTATCgaatattattcgaatattttgaACATCGATTATGCTCTCCCAAAATtag ATCTCGTCGGAATACCGGATTTTGCAGCTGGCGCAATGGAAAATTGGGGTTTAATAACGTTCCGTGAGACTGAAGTGATCTACAGCGAGGAACATAGCTCATGCGAAAACATAAAGAGCGTTGCTCTCACGGTGACCCATGAATTGGCACATATGTGGTTTGGAAATCTTGTTACAATGAAATGGTGGAACGATCTTTGGCTCAATGAAGGTTTTGCAACTTATATGGAACACATTGccgtcgattttatttttcccgaATGGAATCAG atGCAAATCTTCCCATTGGATACTAAATACACATCGATGATctatgatatgaaaaaaaatgcacACCCAATAGTTAATCGTCTTGAAGCTTCCGATGAAATAGGTCAAATGTTTGATCGTATTTCTTATCAAAAA AGTGCTGCAGTAATTAACATGTTAGAAGATGCAATAGGCAATTTAAAATTCATCTCTGGAATTAGAAGCTATCTTAAGATGTATCAATTTGCTAATGCCGAGTCGAAAGAACTTTTTGTGCGTTTAAACGAGGAAACTAAAAATTTCGTAAATCtaatagattttttaaatcgatggACAAGATTACCTGGATTTCCTCTCGTTAAAGTTCAACAAAAGGGTAGATCAGTGAAATTGTCTCAGCAACGATATATCGTTGATAAAAAACAAGAGGAATCGTTCAC AGAAAGTTGGGACATTCCTTTGAAGTATATAACGAATCGACAAGAAGACGGTATTAATTTTGCTTGGTTCCTTGCTAATTATTCTTGCG TCGAATTGGTCTTAGAAAAGTCAGTAAATTGGGTAAAATTGAATCACAATTCGATTggttattatatcgttaattatactGAAGATAATTGGAGAACGTTCACTGACTTACTATTGACTAATATCCAA GTTCTGGATCCAGTAAATCGTGCAGATTTATTGCACGATGCATTTATTttaggtaataataacgatctgtCATATCATATCATTTTGAACATGACCACTTACCTAAAAAACGAGAGTGCTCTTCAACCTTGGATAGTTGCTGGTCAATGGATCAATCATGTTAACAGATTATTTCGTTCGACTAATTTGCATCGTCCGTTTcaa tCCTATGTGCAACGTctgatcgataaaatttatcaacAAGTTGGATGGAAGGttaacgagaaagaagaattacCATACAG AGAATTACGGGTAGTTATTCTGAAGATAGCATGCAGTGTAAAATTCGATCATTGCTTGGACACAGCCATTATGAAGCTTAAAAATTTCGTTGATAGTAATGCCACGCAAAAATTGCATCCTGACATTCGTTCTATCGTTTATTCCTATG GTCTCTTTGTGCCAAACGAGGAGGCTGAACCGATATTCGAAAAAATGTGGGAATTCTTTTTAAGAGAGACAGAtgtgcaagaaaaaaaaagattgttgATAAGATTAGCAGCTGTTAGAAACAAGGATATTCTCAATAA ATATCTTTTGAAGATACAAGACGAAAAAGTTGTTCGTAGGCAAGATTTTTTTGAAGTCATCAGTAATATCGCTCTAAATCCAGTTGGTCTTGATATAGTCTGGGACTTTTTTAG aaatcattgggaaaatttaatcgaaaaatttgcATTAAACGATCACGCTGTGGATGCAGTTATAGGAGCAGCCATTTCTTTATtcaaagatgaagaaaaattgatggAG GTAAcaaatttcttcgataaatATCCAAATATTGGTCCAAATgcaaatatgaagaaaaatgtgATTGAAGATATTGAAAGTAATATcaaatggataaaaatgaatttgtgGCAATTCGAACAATGGTTAAACGAAGAAGGAACTTATTTTACATAG
- the LOC124424472 gene encoding BUD13 homolog: MDKSMSQKEYLKKYLSSGNGKEKKKKKKLKVGPKTVKIIDDDIDLKKLRPIEDGEFDIFINGEDAPQIAGIIDERGPVDFSDKKKWKIIADSEDGELRFKSSEREQQDDTVVSNKKEREIRRRKKVYDSDSSPIRKNKTNEDSDDSLSRRNKKNNRSDIKHSKKTKHDYDSDLSPPRKSRKDNDSDLSPPRKSKKNDDSDLSPPRKNRKGNDSDLSLRRKSRKNDDSDLSPPRKSRKANDSDLSLRRKSRKNDDSDLSPPRKSRKDDDSDLSPRRKSRKDDDSDLSPPRKSRKDDDLDLSPPRRSRKDDDSDLSPPRKDRRQHNDSKSKQFRDLSKSHKKYSKKGSSSSHKYKDYDSDQSQALRQSKHGRHSSEKIKKNRWKDHDNHYKHHTKWDDQNDRNESTNSENTTQDTKMKKTLSGKSAGLQDAKSLREESEAFKKREAEMFNKLSKEITGAGQKAILRDSKTGRRRNLEAEAAIEREKQKRQEELNEKYEKWGKGLKQVEDKEEKLKNYLHEISKPLARYADDADLDKALREQEKEGDPMLEYIRKKKIKEGKIKPDELRYQGSFTPNRFGIKPGHRWDGVDRSNGYEKKWFEAQNAKTALQEEAYKWSTADM; the protein is encoded by the exons atGGATAAGTCTATGAGTCAAaaggaatatttaaagaaatatttatcttctggaaatggaaaagaaaaaaagaagaagaagaaactcaAGGTTGGTCCAAAAAC AGTAAAAATCATAGATGATGACATAGACCTCAAGAAGCTCAGACCAATAGAAGATGGTGAATTTGACATATTCATCAATGGAGAGGATGCACCTCAAATAGCAGGAATAATTGACGAACGTGGCCCGGTTGATTTCTCTGACAAGAAAAAGTGGAAAATTATAGCCGACAGTGAGGATGGAGAATTGCGGTTTAAAAGTAGCGAGAGAGAACAACAGGATGATACTGTTGtatcgaataaaaaggaaagagaaattagAAGACGTAAAAAAGTCTATGATTCAGATTCGAGTCCaattaggaaaaataaaacgaatgaagATTCGGATGATAGTTTATcgaggagaaataaaaagaataatcgatCAGATATTAAACATTCTAAAAAAACTAAGCATGATTATGATTCGGATTTGAGTCCACCTAGGAAAAGTAGAAAGGACAATGATTCGGATTTGAGTCCACctagaaaaagtaagaagaacgATGATTCGGATTTGAGCCCACCtagaaaaaataggaaaggcAATGATTCAGATTTGAGTTTACGTAGAAAAAGTAGGAAGAACGATGATTCGGATTTGAGTCCACCTAGAAAAAGTAGGAAAGCCAATGATTCAGATTTGAGTCTACGTAGAAAAAGTAGGAAGAACGATGATTCGGATTTGAGTCCACCTAGAAAAAGTAGGAAGGACGATGATTCGGATTTAAGTCCACGTAGAAAAAGTAGGAAGGACGATGATTCGGATTTGAGTCCACCTAGAAAAAGTAGGAAGGACGATGATTTGGATTTGAGTCCACCTAGAAGAAGTAGGAAGGACGATGATTCGGATTTGAGTCCTCctagaaaagatagaagacAGCATAATGATTCCAAAAGTAAGCAATTTAGAGATTTATCTAAATCTCATAAAAAATACAGTAAAAAGGGTTCAAGCTCTTCTCATAAATATAAGGATTATGATAGTGATCAAAGTCAAGCACTTAGGCAATCAAAACATGGAAGGCATTCTtcagaaaagattaaaaagaatagatgGAAAGATCatgataatcattataaacATCACACAAAATGGGATGAtcaaaacgatagaaacgagtCGACAAATAGTGAAAATACGACACAAGAtacaaaaatgaagaaaacttTAAGCGGTAAGAGCGCTGGTTTGCAGGATGCAAAATCATTACGCGAAGAATCAGAGGCTTTTAAAAAACGTGAAgctgaaatgtttaataag ttAAGCAAAGAAATCACCGGTGCTGGTCAAAAGGCCATCTTACGAGATTCTAAAACTGGAAGGAGACGTAATTTAGAAGCTGAAGCGGCAATAGAACGTGAAAAACAAAAGCGTCAAGAagaattgaatgaaaaatatgaaaaatgggGTAAAgg ATTGAAACAAgtagaagataaagaagaaaaattaaagaattatcTTCATGAAATAAGCAAACCATTGGCAAGATACGCAGATGATGCTGATTTAGACAAAGCACTTagggaacaagaaaaagaaggtgaTCCGATGTTGGAATAtattaggaagaaaaaaataaaagaaggaaaaataaaacctG ATGAACTACGATACCAAGGATCTTTTACGCCTAATCGTTTTGGTATTAAACCTGGTCATCGTTGGGACGGAGTCGATAGGAGCAACGGATACGAAAAGAAATGGTTTGAAGCACAAAATGCAAAAACAGCATTGCAAGAGGAAGCATATAAATGGAGTACAGctgatatgtaa
- the LOC124424474 gene encoding probable pterin-4-alpha-carbinolamine dehydratase isoform X1 — MLLAILTRRFISRRGFDQSNGICHNLGQIQLSTPVSSKKKKMKKLTQEERDLLLNPLLENGWTLKTERDAIYKEFIFKNFNEAFGFMTRIALQSEKMNHHPEWFNVYNKVNMTLSTHDVNGLSQKDVDLATFVENAAKGYNN; from the exons ATGTTGCTAGCAATATTGACCAGAAGATTTATCAGTAGAAGGGGATTTGATCAGAGTAACGGTATATGTCACAACCTTGGTCAGATACAATTATCTACTCCTGTCAGctccaagaaaaaaaaaatg AAGAAACTGACGCAAGAAGAAAGGGATCTACTTTTGAATCCTTTGTTAGAAAATGGATGGACTTTGAAAACAGAACGAGATGCcatttataaagaatttatatttaaaaatttcaatgaa GCTTTTGGATTTATGACACGGATAGCTCTACAATCGGAGAAAATGAATCATCATCCAGAATGgtttaatgtttataataaagtaaacaTGACTTTATCTACTCATGATGTTAATGGATTATCACAGAAAGATGTCGATTTAGCAACATTTGTTGAGAATGCTGCTAAGggttacaataattaa
- the LOC124424474 gene encoding probable pterin-4-alpha-carbinolamine dehydratase isoform X2 — MLLAILTRRFISRRGFDQSNGICHNLGQIQLSTPVSSKKKKMKLTQEERDLLLNPLLENGWTLKTERDAIYKEFIFKNFNEAFGFMTRIALQSEKMNHHPEWFNVYNKVNMTLSTHDVNGLSQKDVDLATFVENAAKGYNN, encoded by the exons ATGTTGCTAGCAATATTGACCAGAAGATTTATCAGTAGAAGGGGATTTGATCAGAGTAACGGTATATGTCACAACCTTGGTCAGATACAATTATCTACTCCTGTCAGctccaagaaaaaaaaaatg AAACTGACGCAAGAAGAAAGGGATCTACTTTTGAATCCTTTGTTAGAAAATGGATGGACTTTGAAAACAGAACGAGATGCcatttataaagaatttatatttaaaaatttcaatgaa GCTTTTGGATTTATGACACGGATAGCTCTACAATCGGAGAAAATGAATCATCATCCAGAATGgtttaatgtttataataaagtaaacaTGACTTTATCTACTCATGATGTTAATGGATTATCACAGAAAGATGTCGATTTAGCAACATTTGTTGAGAATGCTGCTAAGggttacaataattaa